A region of the Methylobacterium nodulans ORS 2060 genome:
CGAGGCCTCGCCGCGCCGCGAGATCAGGTCCTCGCAGAGCTTGACGAGGTCGGGCACGCTCGCCCGGGAGAGCGCCTCGCTCTTGCCGAAGGGAATGAGCCCGCGGCCCCGCTCCGTGATGCTCTGGAGAAGGTCGCCGAGGAAGGAGATCGCCACCATGTCGCCCTGCTGCGCTCCGTGCCGCCTGTCCGCCTTCGGCAAGTCTCCTGCCGCGGCGTCGCCCTTGGGTGCAAGATAGGGTTCCGCCCGGGCGGCGGAGGGGGGACGATGCCGGTTTCCCCAGCGTTTCGGTGTCGCGCCCCCCATCGCTACTTCCCGCTCGCCAGGAACTGGTCCGGGAGCCAGAGGGCGATGCCGGGCACGAGGCAGAGGATCAGGATCGCCAGCGCCATCAGGATCACGAAGGGCAGCGTGCCCCAGATGATCTCCGAGAGCGGGATGTCCGGCGCGATGTTCTTGATCACGAAGATGTTCAGGCCGACCGGCGGATGGATCAGGCCCATCTCCATGGTGATGGTCATCACCACGCCGAACCAGACGAGGTCGAAGCCCGCGGCCTTGAGCGGCGGCAGGATGATCGGCGCCGTCATCAGGATGATCGAGACCGGCGGGAGGAAGAAGCCGAGCCCGACGACGAGGAGCAGGATCGTGCCGAGGAGCAGCCAGGGCGAGAGCTGCATCGCCACGATCGCCGCCGCGGCGGCCTGCGAGATGTGCAGGTAGCTCATCACGTAGGCGTAGAGGAGCGACATGCCGATGATGAGCATCAGCATGGTCGATTCCCGCAGCGTCGCGGTGAGGATCGGGTCGACGTCCCGCGGCTTCCACACGCCGTAGATGAGCGCGATCAGCAGGAGGGCCAGGATGCCGCCCAGGCCCGCCGTCTCGGACGGGGTGGCATAGCCGCCGTAGAGGGCCACCATGACGCCGGTCAGCAGCACCACGAAAGGCAGCACCCGCGGCAGGGTCGAGAAGCGCTCCGCCATGGAGTAGCGGTCCTCGGCCAGGATCGGGTGGCTCGCATCGTTCCCCGCCGCCACGGCCGCCTTGGCGGCGGTGACTTCCCGCCGGAAGCGCCAGATCGCATAGGCGGCGAAGAGGCAGACGAGGAGGAACCCCGGGCCGATGCCGGCGAGGAAGAGCCGGCCCAGCGACTGCTCGGCCGCCACCGCGTAGAGGATCATGGTGATCGAGGGCGGCAGCAGGATGCCGAGGGTGCCGCCCGCCGCGATGATGCCGGCGGCGAAGCCCCCCGAATAGCCGCGCTTGCGCATCTCCGGGATGCCCGCCGAGCCGATCGCCGAGCAGGTCGCCGGGCTCGATCCCGCCATGGCGGCGAAGAGCGCGCAGGCGAAGACGTTGGCGATGCCGAGCCCGCCGGGGATGCGGTGCATCCAGGCATGCATCGCCGAGTAGAGGTCCTGGCCCGCCTTCGAGCGCCCGATCGCCGCCCCCTTCAGGATGAAGAGCGGGATCGACAGCAGCGTGATCGAGGCCATCTCCTCGTAGACGTTCTGCGCCACCGTATCGAGGGAGGCCCCCGGCATGAAGGCCAGCATGAAGACGAGGGCGACGGCGCCGAGCGCGAAGGCGATCGGGATCCCTGAGAGCATCGCCCCCAGCGTCGCCCCGGCATAGAGGAATCCGACCACGGCGGTGCTCATCGGGCGGCTCCCTTGGTGAGGTCGGCGCCGAGCCCGATCTTCGGGTCGATCCGGCCCGCGGCGAGCGGCCCGCGGGCCAGGGCCTCGGCGAGCTGCAGCAGGAGCTGGAGGCCGAGCAGGCTCATGCCGAGCGCCATCAGCGAGTAGGGAATCCACAGGGGCGGGCCCCAGGTGGATTGCGAGATCTGCCCGTCGACCCAGGCCTCGTGCAGCAGCGTCCAGCTCTTCCAGGCGAAGAAGGCCACGAAGAGCAGGCTGACGAGGTCGGCGAGGAAGAGCCGCACGGTGTTCGCCCGCGGCGGCAGCAGGCCGGTCAGCGCCTCGATGGCGACGTGGCCCCTTCGGGCCTGCACGGCCGCGGCCGACAGGAAGGTCGCGCCGACGATGAGGAACACCGCCGTCTCGTCCTGCCACTCCGTCGGGATCTTCAGGAAGTAGCGGACGACGACGCTGTAGGAGAGGACGAGGCAGGCCGCCACGAGGGCGAGCCCGCCGAGCATCAGGATCAGGCGGTTGAGGGCGCCCATCGCGCGCTCGATGGCTCCGAGCGCGCCGGGGGCGCGGGCGGCGCCCGCGCTTTCCGCGCCCGCGGCGGCGGCCGAGGCCGCGTCGAAGGCGTGGCTCACGCAACCGCCTCCGCGAGCTTGAGCATCTCGGCGCAGCTCGCCGACTTGGCCGCGTAGTCCTTCCAGGCGGTGTCGCGGGCGATGGCCCGCCAGCGGCCCAGGGTGGCCTCGTCGAGGGTGGCGATCTTGGCGCCGGCCTTCCGGAAGACCTCCTCGACGCGGGCGTCGTCGGCCTTGGCGCCCTCCTGCCCGAAGGCCTCCAGCTCCGCGCCCACCTGCATGATCAGGTCCTGCTGGTCCTTCGGCAGCCGGTCGAAGACGATCTTCGACATCATGATCGGCTCCAGCATGAACCAGTAGGAGCGGCCCTTGCCGGAGGTCAGCGACTTGGCGAGCTCCTCCAGGCGGAAGGAGATCAGGCTGGTGGAGGAGGTGATGACCGCGTCGCAGGCGCCGGTCTGCATCGCCGCGTAGGATTCGTTCGAGGGCAGGCTGAGGGTCGCGGCGCCGGCGGCCTTCAGCATCAGGTCCATCTCGCGCGAGCCGCCGCGGACCTTCAGGCCCTTGGCGTCCTCGGGCGTCACCAGCGGGCGGTCGCGGCTCGCGACGCCGCCCGCCTGCCAGACCCAGGACACCATCACGATGCCCTTCGCCTGCAGGATCTCGGTGAGCTTGCGGCCGACCGGGGCGGTCTTCCAGGCCGTCGCCTGCTCGTAGGAGGTCACGAGCGCCGGCATCAGCCCGATATTGGTCTCGGGCACCTCGCCGCCCGCATAAGGGAGCGGATAGAGGCTAAAGTCGAGGGCCCCTTTGCGCATGGCGCTGAACTGGGCGTTCGTCTTCATCAGCGACGAGCCCGGATAGACCTGAAGCTCGAGGGCGCCCTTCGAGCGTTCCTTCAGGGCCAGCGCGAACTTGCGGCACATGCGGTCGCGGAAGTCGCCCTCGTCGATCGAGCCGCCCGGGAACTGGTGCGAGAGCTTGAGGGTCGTGGCCGCCTGGGCGCCGCGGGCGGAGAGCAGGGCGGGTGCGGCGAGACCGGCGGCCATGAGGGAGCGTCGCGTGAGGGGCATGGCGATTTCCTCCGTCCGGGGCGCCCGCCCCGGTTCTGTGTGCGGCCGCTTGTTATTCTTCATGCGGCCTCTGGCATATTGAACTCAAAGAAGCCCGCTCTTGCATATTTTGTCAACCTCTCTGCATAATCGCCGGGTGAGCGGGGCGGGACGCGCCATGAACCATGCACAGCGGCTGAGGCAGACGATCGAGGACGAGATCGTCGACGGCGTGCTGCCGCCGGGGACCCGCCTCGACGAGGTGCAGCTCGCCGAGCGATTCGGCGTCTCGCGCACGCCGATCCGCGAGGCGCTGCTGCAGCTCGCCATGACGGGCCTGATCGAGATGAAGCCGCGCCGGGGCGCGGTGGTGAGCACCCCCGACCCGACGCAGCTCCTCGAGATGTTCGAGACGATGGCGGAGCTGGAGGCGGCCTGCGCGCGGCTCGCGGCGCGGCGGCTGACGCCCCAGCATCAGGCGGAGCTCGTCGCCGCCCTCGAAGCCTGCCGGGCCGCCGCCGAGACCGGCGACGCGAGCGCCTACTATGCCGAGAACACGGTGTTCCACGCGGTGATCTACCGGGCCTCGCGCAACGGCTTCCTGTGCGAGCAGGCGACCCAGCTCAGCCGGCGGCTCGCGCCGTTCCGGCGTGTTCAGCTGCGCGTGCGCAACCGCCTCGCCCAGTCCTTTGCCGAGCACGAGGCTGCCGTCGAGGCGATCCTGGCGG
Encoded here:
- a CDS encoding TRAP transporter small permease, which produces MSHAFDAASAAAAGAESAGAARAPGALGAIERAMGALNRLILMLGGLALVAACLVLSYSVVVRYFLKIPTEWQDETAVFLIVGATFLSAAAVQARRGHVAIEALTGLLPPRANTVRLFLADLVSLLFVAFFAWKSWTLLHEAWVDGQISQSTWGPPLWIPYSLMALGMSLLGLQLLLQLAEALARGPLAAGRIDPKIGLGADLTKGAAR
- a CDS encoding GntR family transcriptional regulator produces the protein MNHAQRLRQTIEDEIVDGVLPPGTRLDEVQLAERFGVSRTPIREALLQLAMTGLIEMKPRRGAVVSTPDPTQLLEMFETMAELEAACARLAARRLTPQHQAELVAALEACRAAAETGDASAYYAENTVFHAVIYRASRNGFLCEQATQLSRRLAPFRRVQLRVRNRLAQSFAEHEAAVEAILAGDGALAAERMRAHVIVQGDRFSDLILSLRRDNAAA
- the dctP gene encoding TRAP transporter substrate-binding protein DctP, whose translation is MPLTRRSLMAAGLAAPALLSARGAQAATTLKLSHQFPGGSIDEGDFRDRMCRKFALALKERSKGALELQVYPGSSLMKTNAQFSAMRKGALDFSLYPLPYAGGEVPETNIGLMPALVTSYEQATAWKTAPVGRKLTEILQAKGIVMVSWVWQAGGVASRDRPLVTPEDAKGLKVRGGSREMDLMLKAAGAATLSLPSNESYAAMQTGACDAVITSSTSLISFRLEELAKSLTSGKGRSYWFMLEPIMMSKIVFDRLPKDQQDLIMQVGAELEAFGQEGAKADDARVEEVFRKAGAKIATLDEATLGRWRAIARDTAWKDYAAKSASCAEMLKLAEAVA
- a CDS encoding TRAP transporter large permease, which codes for MSTAVVGFLYAGATLGAMLSGIPIAFALGAVALVFMLAFMPGASLDTVAQNVYEEMASITLLSIPLFILKGAAIGRSKAGQDLYSAMHAWMHRIPGGLGIANVFACALFAAMAGSSPATCSAIGSAGIPEMRKRGYSGGFAAGIIAAGGTLGILLPPSITMILYAVAAEQSLGRLFLAGIGPGFLLVCLFAAYAIWRFRREVTAAKAAVAAGNDASHPILAEDRYSMAERFSTLPRVLPFVVLLTGVMVALYGGYATPSETAGLGGILALLLIALIYGVWKPRDVDPILTATLRESTMLMLIIGMSLLYAYVMSYLHISQAAAAAIVAMQLSPWLLLGTILLLVVGLGFFLPPVSIILMTAPIILPPLKAAGFDLVWFGVVMTITMEMGLIHPPVGLNIFVIKNIAPDIPLSEIIWGTLPFVILMALAILILCLVPGIALWLPDQFLASGK